In Sporichthyaceae bacterium, a genomic segment contains:
- a CDS encoding lipase family protein: protein MTFITRGKKLSGMGTNRIFRQGLALAMITALLAFLAPAGVARAAGQKEWAEPDGSSYPQPPSADSFYTPPNPIPNVPPGTILRSRPVTVRGLGLPMPVRTYQVLYRSTDTQGRPNAVSGTVGVSDDGKPDSGRPLVAYNIGTHGMGPLCAPSYLLRLGFDPEEALMASVIARGWAVVITDYEGLGTPGPHTYASGPATGHAVLDGARAALHLPELGLNPATPTAIWGYSEGGLASTWAAELAASYAPDLHLVGIAAGGIPVNLEHVARGLDGGPGSGLLLAAAVGLNRAYPQLRLDQILNARGKEAAAEVASECVGQIASTYAFKRLADYSRVPDPLGLPAVRAVLAANLLGRRTPTAPMHIYEATNDELIPLKDVQALVANYCRHGLAVDYREYTSGEHVFVAGSGAFAALDWIAARFAGTAAPSTC, encoded by the coding sequence TTGACCTTCATTACCCGCGGTAAGAAGCTGTCCGGTATGGGGACGAACCGGATATTCCGTCAGGGTCTGGCCCTGGCGATGATCACCGCTCTACTGGCGTTCCTGGCCCCGGCGGGGGTGGCCAGGGCCGCTGGCCAAAAGGAATGGGCAGAGCCCGACGGGAGCAGCTACCCGCAGCCGCCCAGCGCGGACAGTTTCTACACCCCGCCCAACCCGATCCCGAACGTGCCGCCGGGCACCATCCTGCGCTCGCGTCCGGTGACCGTGCGTGGGCTGGGCCTGCCCATGCCGGTGCGCACCTACCAGGTGCTCTACCGATCCACCGACACCCAAGGCCGGCCCAATGCGGTCAGCGGCACCGTCGGGGTGTCGGACGACGGCAAGCCCGACTCCGGTCGGCCGCTGGTGGCCTACAACATCGGCACCCACGGCATGGGCCCGTTGTGCGCCCCGTCCTATTTGCTGCGCCTGGGTTTCGACCCGGAGGAGGCCCTGATGGCGTCGGTGATCGCCCGCGGCTGGGCGGTCGTGATCACCGACTATGAGGGCCTGGGCACCCCCGGCCCGCACACCTACGCCTCCGGCCCGGCCACCGGGCACGCGGTGCTGGACGGCGCCCGCGCGGCACTGCACCTGCCCGAGCTTGGGCTGAACCCGGCCACCCCGACCGCAATCTGGGGCTACTCCGAGGGCGGGCTGGCCTCGACCTGGGCGGCTGAACTGGCCGCGTCCTACGCGCCGGATCTTCACCTGGTGGGTATCGCCGCGGGCGGCATCCCGGTCAACCTCGAACACGTCGCCCGGGGCCTTGACGGCGGGCCCGGGTCCGGGCTCCTGCTCGCCGCCGCGGTGGGCCTGAACCGCGCCTATCCGCAGCTCAGGCTGGATCAGATCCTCAATGCCCGGGGCAAGGAGGCCGCCGCCGAGGTGGCGAGTGAGTGCGTCGGGCAGATCGCCTCGACCTACGCCTTCAAGCGCCTCGCCGACTACAGCCGGGTGCCCGACCCCTTGGGCCTGCCCGCCGTCCGCGCCGTGTTGGCCGCCAACCTGTTGGGCCGGCGGACCCCCACGGCGCCCATGCACATCTACGAGGCGACCAATGACGAGTTGATCCCGCTCAAGGATGTGCAGGCGCTGGTCGCGAACTATTGCCGGCACGGCCTTGCGGTGGACTACCGCGAGTACACCTCCGGCGAACACGTATTCGTGGCCGGGTCGGGTGCCTTCGCGGCGCTGGACTGGATCGCCGCCCGCTTCGCCGGCACGGCCGCACCCTCCACCTGCTGA
- a CDS encoding acetyl-CoA C-acetyltransferase has protein sequence MSTEAFVYEAIRTPRGRGKKTGSLHTVKPITLVTGLIDELRRRNPGLDTDRIDDLVLGVVSPVGDQGADIAKTAAIAAGLPETVAGVQINRFCASGLDAVNLAAQKVRSGMEDLVLAGGVESMSRVSMGSDGGAWAMDPETAYETYFTPQGIGADLIATLEGWTREDVDRYALLSQERAAKAQAGGHFVNSLIPVRDRNGVVLLDHDEHVRADSTLEGLGTLPASFEMIGELGGFDSVILQKYHWVEKVNHVHHAGNSSGIVDGAALVAVGTEAIGNELGLIPRARIVSTAVSGADAAIMLTGPAPATRKALLKAGLDVDDIDLFEMNEAFASVVLRFCKDMGLSQTEIEEKVNVNGGAIALGHPLGATGAMLIGTIVDELHRRDARYGLVTMCVGGGMGIATVVERV, from the coding sequence GTGAGCACCGAAGCTTTCGTGTACGAGGCGATCCGCACCCCCCGTGGACGCGGCAAGAAGACCGGGTCGCTGCACACCGTCAAGCCGATCACGCTGGTCACCGGCCTGATCGATGAGTTACGCCGGCGCAACCCCGGCCTGGACACCGATCGCATCGACGATCTGGTGCTCGGCGTGGTCTCCCCGGTGGGCGACCAGGGCGCCGATATCGCCAAGACCGCGGCGATCGCCGCAGGCCTGCCGGAGACCGTGGCCGGCGTGCAGATCAACCGGTTCTGCGCCTCCGGCCTGGACGCGGTGAACCTGGCCGCCCAGAAGGTGCGCTCCGGCATGGAGGACCTGGTGCTGGCCGGCGGCGTCGAGTCGATGTCCCGGGTTTCCATGGGCTCCGACGGCGGCGCTTGGGCGATGGACCCGGAGACTGCCTACGAGACGTACTTCACCCCGCAGGGCATCGGCGCCGACCTGATCGCCACCCTCGAGGGCTGGACTCGCGAGGACGTGGACCGTTATGCGCTGCTCTCCCAGGAGCGGGCCGCCAAGGCGCAAGCGGGCGGGCACTTCGTGAACTCGCTGATCCCGGTTCGCGACCGCAACGGCGTGGTGCTGCTCGATCACGACGAGCACGTGCGCGCGGACAGCACGCTGGAGGGCCTGGGCACGCTGCCCGCCTCCTTCGAGATGATCGGCGAACTCGGCGGCTTCGACTCGGTGATCCTGCAGAAGTACCACTGGGTCGAGAAAGTCAACCACGTGCACCACGCCGGTAACTCCTCCGGCATCGTCGACGGCGCCGCCCTGGTAGCTGTCGGCACCGAGGCCATCGGCAATGAACTGGGCCTGATCCCGCGGGCCCGCATCGTGTCCACCGCGGTCAGCGGCGCCGACGCGGCGATCATGCTCACCGGCCCGGCGCCGGCCACCCGCAAGGCGCTGCTCAAGGCCGGTCTGGACGTGGACGACATCGACCTGTTCGAGATGAACGAGGCCTTCGCGTCGGTCGTGTTGCGCTTCTGCAAGGACATGGGCCTGTCCCAGACGGAGATCGAGGAGAAGGTCAACGTCAACGGCGGCGCGATCGCGCTGGGCCACCCGCTGGGCGCTACCGGCGCCATGCTGATCGGCACCATCGTCGACGAGCTGCACCGCCGCGACGCGCGCTATGGCTTGGTCACCATGTGCGTCGGTGGTGGCATGGGCATCGCGACCGTCGTCGAGCGCGTCTGA
- a CDS encoding metal ABC transporter substrate-binding protein, with translation MFSRPRRVLAAALALPALLAGCGPVQMVANAHGRPVVLGAFYPYYWAAGRLAGDDLAVGLVTAAGAEPHDLELSPRQVAAIGRADLVIYQRRFQPALDDAVRIAPPHDALDVRAVLDDPTDATDPHVWLDPVAMQRIVAAVGDTLAQLDPDHAASIRTRQTDTIADLQALDRDYANGLRGCTSTRIVTNHQAFGHLARRYGLTQIGVTGLDPEAEPSPRHMADLVSLIRRDHVSTVFTETLASPRVADTLAREAGVSTATLDPLEGLAPGTPGDYLSIMRRNLTALQRGLNCPI, from the coding sequence GTGTTCTCCAGGCCCCGGCGGGTTCTTGCGGCAGCGCTCGCGCTGCCCGCATTGCTCGCGGGCTGCGGACCGGTGCAGATGGTGGCCAACGCGCACGGCCGTCCGGTGGTGCTGGGCGCGTTCTACCCCTATTACTGGGCCGCCGGCCGGTTGGCCGGCGACGACCTCGCGGTCGGCCTGGTCACCGCGGCCGGCGCCGAACCCCACGACCTGGAGCTGTCCCCACGTCAGGTGGCCGCCATCGGCCGGGCGGATCTGGTCATCTACCAACGCCGATTCCAACCCGCGTTGGACGATGCGGTGCGCATCGCACCGCCGCACGACGCACTCGACGTGCGCGCAGTGCTCGACGACCCGACCGATGCCACCGACCCACACGTGTGGCTGGACCCGGTGGCCATGCAACGCATCGTCGCCGCGGTCGGCGACACCCTGGCCCAATTGGACCCGGACCACGCCGCGAGCATCCGGACCCGGCAGACCGACACCATCGCCGACCTGCAGGCGCTGGACCGTGACTATGCCAACGGACTGCGTGGGTGCACCTCCACCCGGATCGTGACCAACCACCAGGCATTCGGGCACCTGGCCCGCCGCTACGGCCTGACCCAGATTGGGGTCACCGGTTTGGACCCCGAGGCGGAACCCTCGCCGCGGCACATGGCCGATCTGGTGTCGCTGATCCGCCGGGACCATGTCAGCACCGTGTTCACCGAGACGCTGGCCAGTCCGCGGGTGGCCGACACCCTGGCCCGGGAGGCCGGTGTCAGCACCGCCACCCTCGACCCGCTGGAAGGTCTGGCGCCGGGTACGCCCGGCGATTACCTGAGCATCATGCGAAGGAATCTCACCGCGTTGCAGCGTGGTCTGAATTGTCCGATTTGA
- the serS gene encoding serine--tRNA ligase — protein sequence MHDAKELISLGDEAVRRFARRGYRLDPAPLADLLAARNAAIRTGDELRAESKRIAAEVAAAARSGGDVEGLKESARQLKDGIRSAEEDADRFGAQLHEALLGIPNFPSEAAPDGNSEDDAVEVRRWGTPPSFDFTPADHVDLGESLGILDFARATKLSGPRFAVAVGAGAALERALATFFLDLHTRRHGYTEYSLPTLVTRATMTGTGQLPKFEADLFATSAGGRELFLIPTAEVPLTNLHADEILDEAALPFAYTAHTPCYRSEAGSYGRDTRGILRLHQFSKVELVRICVAQHSAAELELMVTHAERCLTELNLAHRVIKLAAGDMSFSAQLSYDIEVWLPSQDRYREISSCSDCGQFQARRAGIRVRTADGSRVPAATLNGSGLPIGRTMAAILEQYQQSDGSVAMPEVLVPYLGFKSLGPDGVRD from the coding sequence GTGCACGATGCCAAAGAGCTGATCTCCCTCGGCGACGAGGCCGTCCGCCGGTTCGCCCGGCGTGGCTACCGGTTGGACCCGGCACCACTGGCCGATCTGTTGGCCGCACGCAACGCGGCGATCCGCACCGGCGATGAACTGCGGGCCGAGTCCAAGCGGATCGCCGCCGAGGTCGCAGCCGCGGCCAGGTCCGGTGGCGACGTCGAAGGGCTGAAGGAGTCCGCTCGGCAGCTCAAGGACGGCATTCGCTCGGCCGAGGAGGACGCCGACCGGTTCGGCGCGCAATTGCACGAGGCGCTGCTGGGCATCCCGAACTTCCCGTCCGAGGCCGCCCCGGACGGCAACAGCGAGGACGACGCGGTGGAGGTGCGCCGCTGGGGTACCCCGCCCTCGTTCGACTTCACCCCGGCCGACCACGTCGACCTGGGTGAGTCGTTGGGCATTCTGGACTTTGCCCGCGCCACCAAGCTGTCCGGGCCGCGGTTCGCGGTTGCCGTCGGTGCGGGGGCCGCGCTGGAGCGGGCCCTCGCCACCTTCTTCCTCGACCTGCACACCCGTCGGCACGGCTACACGGAGTATTCGCTCCCCACGCTGGTCACCCGGGCCACCATGACCGGCACCGGTCAACTGCCCAAATTCGAGGCGGACCTGTTCGCCACCTCCGCAGGTGGCCGCGAGCTGTTCCTGATCCCCACCGCCGAGGTGCCGCTGACCAACCTGCACGCGGACGAGATTCTCGACGAGGCCGCCCTACCGTTCGCCTACACCGCGCACACCCCGTGCTACCGCTCCGAGGCCGGCTCCTACGGCCGGGACACCCGCGGCATTCTGAGGCTGCATCAGTTCTCCAAGGTGGAGCTGGTGCGTATCTGTGTGGCGCAGCACTCCGCGGCCGAACTCGAGTTGATGGTGACCCACGCGGAGCGTTGCCTGACCGAGCTCAACCTGGCGCACCGGGTGATCAAGCTGGCCGCCGGTGACATGAGCTTCTCCGCGCAGCTGAGCTACGACATCGAGGTGTGGCTGCCCAGCCAGGACCGCTACCGGGAGATCTCCTCCTGCTCGGACTGCGGGCAGTTCCAGGCCCGCCGGGCGGGTATCCGGGTGCGCACCGCGGACGGCAGTCGGGTGCCGGCGGCCACGCTGAATGGTTCCGGGCTGCCCATCGGACGCACCATGGCCGCGATCCTGGAGCAGTACCAGCAATCCGACGGTTCGGTGGCGATGCCGGAAGTTCTGGTGCCCTATCTGGGTTTCAAGTCGTTGGGTCCCGACGGCGTTCGGGATTGA
- a CDS encoding 3-hydroxyacyl-CoA dehydrogenase NAD-binding domain-containing protein codes for MTASEMIGTFRWEVDPDGIVVLTMDDPAGSANTMNAAWVESIAKVNDRLEAEKATITGVVITSAKKTFFAGGNLNEIIATRPEDAAACTDNVNLIKKQLRRLETLGRPVVAAINGAALGGGYEIALACHHRIALDAKGSQIGLPEVSLGLLPGAGGVVRTVRLLGIQDALMNVLLQGQRYAPSDALSKGLVHALVDSPEALLADAKAWIKANPKAVQPWDSKGYKIPGGTPTTPAFAANLPAFPANLRKQIKGAPMPAPLNIMAAAVEGAQVDFDSALLIETRYLVDLIIGQVSKNMIKAFFFDMQFVNSGGSRPQGYDVYKAKRVAVLGAGMMGAGIAYVCAKVGIEVVLKDVSLEAAQQGKAYSEGLVAKAVGRKKMTQEAADGLLALITATDKAEDLAGADLVIEAVFENTELKHKVFGEIEHVVNADAVLGSNTSSLPITGLAEGVQRAEDFIGLHFFSPVDKMPLLEIIAGKRTSDATLAKAFDLAQQIRKTPILVNDSPGFFTSRVIGTFINECLAMVGEGVDPQSIEQACTQAGYPVGALALIDELNMSLMRKIRAETRRNVGDAGWANHPADAVVDRMLDEFNRPGRKDGVGFYNYVNGQKAGLWPGIREHFGNDEANPALGTAGLIELQERMLFIESIETIRCFDEGVLRSVEEANIGAIMGIGFPPWTGGVVQYIAQYADGPQGFVDRARELADKYGDRFTPPASLVAAAKEGKVLLG; via the coding sequence GTGACGGCTTCGGAGATGATCGGCACCTTCCGGTGGGAGGTCGATCCCGATGGGATCGTCGTGCTCACCATGGACGACCCGGCCGGTTCGGCCAACACCATGAACGCCGCCTGGGTGGAGTCGATCGCCAAGGTGAACGACCGCCTGGAGGCGGAGAAGGCCACCATCACCGGCGTGGTGATCACCTCGGCCAAGAAGACGTTCTTCGCGGGCGGCAACCTCAACGAGATCATCGCCACCCGTCCGGAGGATGCGGCGGCGTGCACGGACAACGTCAATCTGATCAAGAAGCAACTGCGCCGGCTGGAGACCCTGGGTCGCCCGGTGGTCGCGGCCATCAACGGTGCCGCACTCGGTGGCGGCTACGAGATCGCTCTGGCCTGCCACCACCGCATCGCGCTGGACGCCAAGGGCAGCCAGATCGGCCTGCCCGAGGTAAGCCTCGGCCTGCTGCCGGGCGCCGGTGGCGTGGTCCGCACGGTGCGCTTGCTGGGCATCCAGGACGCGCTGATGAACGTGCTGCTGCAGGGCCAGCGCTACGCCCCCTCCGACGCGCTGAGCAAGGGTTTGGTGCACGCGCTCGTGGACAGCCCCGAGGCGCTGCTCGCCGATGCCAAGGCCTGGATCAAGGCCAACCCGAAGGCGGTGCAGCCCTGGGACTCCAAGGGCTACAAGATTCCCGGCGGCACCCCCACCACCCCGGCCTTCGCGGCGAACCTGCCCGCATTCCCGGCCAACCTGCGCAAGCAGATCAAGGGCGCGCCGATGCCCGCGCCGCTGAACATCATGGCCGCGGCCGTGGAGGGCGCGCAGGTCGACTTCGACTCCGCGCTGCTCATCGAGACGCGCTATCTGGTGGATCTGATTATCGGTCAGGTCTCCAAGAACATGATCAAGGCCTTCTTCTTCGACATGCAGTTCGTCAACTCCGGCGGCTCGCGGCCGCAGGGCTATGACGTCTACAAGGCCAAGAGGGTCGCCGTGCTCGGCGCCGGGATGATGGGCGCGGGCATCGCGTATGTCTGCGCCAAGGTCGGCATCGAGGTCGTGCTCAAGGACGTCAGCCTGGAGGCGGCACAGCAGGGCAAGGCCTACTCCGAGGGCCTGGTGGCCAAGGCCGTGGGCCGCAAGAAGATGACGCAGGAGGCCGCCGACGGCCTGCTCGCGCTGATCACCGCGACCGACAAGGCCGAGGATTTGGCAGGCGCGGACCTGGTGATCGAGGCGGTGTTCGAGAACACCGAGCTCAAGCACAAGGTGTTCGGCGAGATCGAACACGTGGTCAACGCCGACGCGGTACTCGGCTCGAACACCTCCAGCCTGCCCATCACCGGCCTGGCCGAGGGTGTGCAGCGCGCCGAGGACTTCATCGGCCTGCACTTCTTCTCCCCGGTGGACAAGATGCCGCTGCTGGAGATCATCGCCGGCAAGCGCACCAGCGACGCCACCCTGGCCAAGGCCTTCGACCTGGCCCAGCAGATCCGCAAGACCCCGATCCTGGTCAACGACTCCCCCGGCTTCTTCACCAGCCGGGTGATCGGCACCTTCATCAACGAGTGCCTGGCCATGGTGGGCGAGGGCGTGGACCCGCAGTCCATCGAGCAGGCCTGCACCCAGGCCGGGTACCCGGTGGGTGCGCTGGCGCTGATCGACGAGCTGAACATGTCACTGATGCGCAAGATCCGCGCAGAAACCAGGCGCAACGTCGGCGACGCGGGCTGGGCGAACCACCCGGCCGACGCCGTGGTGGACCGCATGCTCGACGAATTCAACCGTCCGGGCCGCAAGGACGGCGTGGGCTTCTACAACTACGTCAACGGCCAGAAGGCCGGACTGTGGCCGGGCATCCGTGAGCACTTCGGCAACGACGAGGCCAACCCGGCACTGGGCACGGCGGGCCTGATCGAGTTGCAGGAGCGGATGCTGTTCATCGAGTCGATCGAGACCATCCGCTGCTTCGACGAGGGCGTGCTGCGCTCGGTCGAGGAGGCCAACATCGGCGCGATCATGGGCATCGGCTTCCCGCCGTGGACCGGCGGCGTGGTGCAGTACATCGCGCAGTACGCCGACGGGCCGCAGGGCTTCGTGGACCGGGCCCGGGAACTGGCCGACAAGTACGGCGACCGCTTCACCCCGCCGGCCTCGTTGGTCGCCGCGGCCAAGGAGGGCAAAGTCCTGCTCGGCTGA
- a CDS encoding enoyl-CoA hydratase family protein has product MSGDALVLSTTTGGVATLTLNSPANRNALSTAMLTALTDALDAAEADASARVVVLTHNGPVFSAGMDLKESVVVGLEKVSGIMLGMLRRIAALSKPVVIRLAGPVRAGGLGIVGAADVVIAADDITFAFTEARIGVAPAIISLTVLPRMEPRKAHRWMLSGETFDATAAADAGLISQAVPAADLDAAVQAVLAELLLASPQGLAETKKLLGQEIVGLLDRDGEDIARLSANLFASEEAKEGMTAFLEKRKPRWQQV; this is encoded by the coding sequence GTGAGCGGCGACGCACTGGTTCTGTCGACCACGACCGGTGGCGTGGCCACCCTGACGTTGAACTCGCCGGCCAACCGCAACGCCCTGTCCACCGCGATGCTCACCGCGCTGACCGATGCGCTGGACGCCGCCGAGGCCGATGCCTCCGCCCGGGTGGTCGTGCTCACCCACAACGGCCCGGTATTCAGCGCCGGCATGGACCTGAAGGAATCCGTCGTCGTCGGCCTGGAGAAGGTCTCCGGAATCATGTTGGGCATGCTGCGGCGCATTGCCGCGCTGTCCAAGCCGGTGGTGATCCGGCTGGCCGGCCCGGTGCGCGCCGGCGGCCTGGGCATCGTCGGGGCGGCCGATGTGGTCATCGCCGCCGACGACATCACCTTCGCGTTCACCGAGGCCCGCATCGGGGTGGCGCCGGCGATCATCTCCCTGACCGTGCTGCCGCGCATGGAACCGCGCAAGGCCCACCGGTGGATGCTGTCCGGCGAGACCTTCGACGCCACCGCCGCTGCGGACGCCGGGCTGATCAGCCAGGCCGTGCCCGCCGCCGACCTCGACGCCGCCGTGCAGGCCGTGCTCGCCGAACTGCTCCTCGCCTCCCCGCAGGGTCTGGCCGAGACCAAGAAGTTGCTCGGGCAGGAGATCGTCGGCCTGCTCGACCGCGACGGCGAGGACATCGCCCGGCTCTCCGCGAACCTGTTCGCCTCCGAGGAGGCCAAGGAGGGCATGACTGCCTTCCTGGAGAAGCGCAAGCCCCGCTGGCAACAGGTCTGA
- a CDS encoding DUF427 domain-containing protein: MTTTREDTVQTAGHAVTIEAAPAGQEVRVELAGVVLARTFGAMILHETGLPDRWYIPAVDVDASLLRPSDLHTTCPFKGEAGYWSAEVGGKVYSDLIWTYPTPIPQCTAIAGMMSFYPDRTQLFVDGKPV, from the coding sequence TTGACCACTACCCGGGAGGACACCGTGCAGACCGCCGGACACGCCGTGACAATCGAGGCCGCTCCTGCTGGGCAGGAGGTCCGCGTGGAGCTGGCCGGGGTAGTGCTGGCCCGCACGTTCGGCGCGATGATCCTGCACGAGACCGGGCTTCCGGACCGCTGGTACATCCCGGCGGTGGACGTGGACGCGAGCCTGCTGCGGCCCTCGGACCTGCACACCACGTGTCCGTTCAAGGGCGAGGCCGGCTACTGGTCCGCCGAGGTGGGCGGCAAGGTCTACTCCGACCTCATCTGGACGTATCCAACGCCGATCCCGCAGTGCACCGCGATCGCCGGGATGATGAGCTTCTACCCGGACCGCACGCAGCTGTTCGTGGACGGCAAGCCGGTTTAG
- a CDS encoding lyase family protein: protein MPEYAPELIEGAFAIEIADAELLHHPLDYADIAHVLVLRERGVGPDGATARLLGALLEAHATPVAQFGYDPARGELYNCREDWLAARIGNDAGWLHAGRPRREAVRIALRLRLRRDVLDLVEAAAALLVAIGEQAEAHAETYLAEQTYLQHAQPSTFGHFLLTSAYAAQRDLGRLQDAYAWLNQSPGGAGGVNGSALTGDRETVADLLAFDGIIEHTRDAMWQTDGYIALLSAVTSLATTSAKLAEDLEIWASNEFDYVRLADGHSRTSVLMPNKRNPYALTMIRGECGVLIGRLTGMLAVTKSPSARSDNLIFAYGEVPRAMDLAVRQTRLMTGVIAGLTVNAERMYASLENGYAVAADLAEHLMLTVGIDYRTAYCVVGAAVRAAAAAGIRGVDMTGDLLAKSAIEVAGQDFGLAALDLRAALDPRAIVGSRVTRGGAEPGVVRGMAAEVMQAGRAAAARAVERREKLDAAEGALLAHARRIGG from the coding sequence TTGCCGGAGTACGCACCCGAGCTCATCGAGGGCGCGTTCGCGATCGAGATCGCCGACGCCGAGTTGCTGCACCACCCGCTGGACTATGCGGACATCGCGCACGTCCTGGTGCTGCGCGAGCGCGGCGTCGGCCCGGATGGCGCCACCGCGCGGTTGCTCGGTGCACTGCTGGAGGCACACGCCACGCCGGTGGCGCAGTTCGGCTACGACCCGGCGCGCGGGGAGCTCTACAACTGCCGCGAGGACTGGCTGGCCGCGCGCATCGGGAATGACGCGGGTTGGTTGCACGCGGGCCGCCCGCGTCGCGAGGCGGTGCGCATCGCGTTGCGGCTGCGCTTGCGCCGCGACGTGTTGGACCTGGTGGAGGCCGCGGCGGCGCTGCTGGTCGCGATCGGCGAGCAGGCCGAGGCGCACGCGGAGACCTATCTGGCCGAACAGACCTACCTGCAACACGCGCAGCCCTCCACCTTTGGGCATTTCCTGCTCACCTCGGCCTACGCGGCGCAGCGCGATCTGGGTCGGTTGCAGGACGCCTACGCGTGGCTGAACCAGAGTCCCGGCGGCGCGGGCGGAGTGAACGGCAGCGCGCTGACCGGCGACCGGGAGACGGTGGCCGACCTGCTCGCCTTCGACGGCATCATCGAGCACACCCGCGACGCCATGTGGCAGACCGACGGCTACATCGCGCTGCTGTCCGCGGTGACGAGTCTGGCCACCACGTCGGCCAAGTTGGCCGAGGACCTGGAGATCTGGGCCAGCAACGAGTTCGACTACGTGCGGTTGGCCGACGGCCACTCGCGCACCAGCGTGCTGATGCCGAACAAACGCAACCCTTACGCGCTGACCATGATCCGCGGTGAGTGCGGGGTGTTGATCGGCCGATTGACCGGGATGCTCGCGGTCACCAAGAGCCCGTCGGCACGCAGTGACAACCTGATCTTCGCCTATGGCGAGGTACCCCGGGCAATGGACCTGGCGGTGCGTCAGACGCGGTTGATGACGGGCGTGATCGCCGGGCTGACCGTCAACGCCGAGCGCATGTACGCCTCGCTGGAGAACGGTTATGCGGTCGCTGCCGACCTGGCCGAGCACCTGATGCTGACCGTCGGCATCGACTACCGCACCGCGTATTGCGTCGTGGGCGCAGCGGTGCGTGCCGCGGCCGCGGCGGGCATCCGGGGCGTGGACATGACCGGCGATCTGCTGGCCAAGAGCGCGATCGAGGTGGCCGGGCAGGACTTCGGCTTGGCCGCGCTGGATCTGCGTGCCGCGCTGGATCCGCGGGCGATCGTGGGGTCCCGGGTCACCCGGGGCGGTGCCGAGCCCGGGGTGGTGCGGGGAATGGCGGCCGAGGTGATGCAGGCCGGACGGGCGGCCGCGGCCCGGGCGGTCGAGCGGCGGGAGAAATTGGACGCCGCGGAGGGCGCGCTACTGGCACATGCCCGCCGCATCGGCGGCTGA